The Plasmodium chabaudi chabaudi strain AS genome assembly, chromosome: 14 genome contains the following window.
aatgaatactaatataaaatgttaagAAGCATATTATGTTTGTTAAagtttgcatatatttaatgaaaacaatttttaaatattacatttttaaactccttattatttaccTTATAAGCAATTCCCAAGAAAATTGGTATTgcaacaaatataaatgtaacTGAAATTATTGCACTTTTTGTTGATGAGCTTTGTGAATAAGCTGAAAGAGGTGGAAAATCAACACATACAGCACCACGtttctttataaaattatcataatcATTTGATAAAGTAGACAATACTTGATAATAGAGGCTATCTTTAGTAATATCAGAAGCATTATTAagttcattatattttttaacaaattcTTTAGCTTTCACTAAATATGTCGAGCAAACTGGATCGTCTTCattaaattcattataCACATTACATAAAGATTTAAATGCATCATAAAAcatagatatatttttaatatcattattcATCAAATATAGTTTACTATTTATAAGATCCTTATAAATCTTATAAGCATTAGTATCTTTTAtagaattaatataattcatatcataatttatacatttattattaaattttgttacATTGCCGGTTTTGTCATCATCCTTTAATCttaacatataaattagCCATGTCATAATGTAGTGGATGATGTCggtattaattttttccttaATCGATGACGAAGAAGAATCccacataatttttttaaataaccAAAAACATACAGCATTAATTTTATCGAAATCGGTATTACACTTATTATCAGTGAACAATGCTTCACAATATCCATCATCACTAAATTTATAGTTTCCTCCATCCAATTGATCGGGAAAATCCGTCCATACACTGATGAAACTTCTACactaaaaaaacatttaaaaacattaataaatatgcatattattgaaaattttattaaaataaagtttaaaggtatttatatacaatacaataccaaaaaatatagagggaattatttttgttaaaaagCATATATACCATATCTTCAGTcattataatgaaatttTATTCTTGATTTGTAAAATGAATAGAATCATgctgtttttatatacactgcatataatatgcaaGACAATTACTTTAACCCTATATATAGCAACTATCTGTAgttaaatatgttataagGTGTTCAATAATTAAGTTAATATagaataacaaaataatattattactaaaTAAACGGTATATTCTTGTTTATGATAAATAACTAAATTACCTTAAATAGAGGGTTGCTTATAcatttttccatatttatatgatgcATTTTATACAATAATGCTATTCTTACTAACACATTGTATaactttattataaaaatgaatatacatttataatgaaattaaagcatatttccttttattGACGCTTGAACATAAAAAAGCAATAGCACCTCCCTTTTCAGTAAAACTTTTTCTAAACTTAAATACTGTATAAatctaaaaaattaagaattCGGTTATTACTATAATCCTTAAAAGCATATAAATagtcattttttttaatatgttaaatatttataacttatttcttataatatataatatagtttttttctaaaattataacatttacaaaataaggTGAACTGGTCCCTTTTTAATTGCATATCATAATTtcaatattgtttttaatgaatgtagatgaatttataatccattttaataaatacaataaccttatttttattcctatGTACATCAATTTAGAAATATATCTTATTAggttattttataatgcaTTTTGAGCATCTTTTCTACGATTTAAAACGATAATTAGCGCTGAACCCGTATTTATTATGCCTTTTTCTTCCTATTAAATGTATAACGCATAAATAAGTATTGATGcaatttttaatgtataatataaaattatgtgcAATTAGGTTGTTATATTGCACTTGAAGaggaaaaagaaatgatatatttgctctcttaatatataaatattcgcTAAATGTTATGCATTTCCCATTTTATCTCATATACTCTATTGTTATAGTTATCAATGTGCATgcattcaaataatttattaaaaattttatatttattaattctaTGATAAAACAATACTATTTTAGATAAAAAGATGATGATTTACAaacattaataatataatacatactaatatggaataaaaaaagacattTAACATTAATTTAGtctttaactttttttttatttattcagttttttataacataaaaCCGTGTATCCTAAATTGTAtctttaacaaaatatataccatTGGTACATTTATAATGCACTGTTACATCCCActgatttattattaattcaataaaacatacatttatattaaaaagctccatatatatatttttactgaatatttatagagAATAATTGAATGTAGCATATAGCAAGGATTTAGGGGGTCACtgtttctatttttttaattttcattattaatcttttaaataataaataattttataaaaaaaatattttttattcattcaTTATACtagtaatatttttattcttataattatataaataaatttagagCTGAAAAATAGATGACTCATTATAACaacatcatatttatacagATCATAATAGTATATAATTTCGTATTATAatcacataaatatatgttttaattataCTTATGAGTTTGTTTacctataaaaatagtaataaataaatttacttatttattatttttaacattttattgagttttaaaatttcgttcataaaatattagctccaaaataaaagtttttaaatttataattccAAAAAATcgtattttcttttatagacaaaaaaattagcaaaaaaaataaattaataaatggtaTAGAATTGGCTTGCATAAGTTTGggtatatttaataatgaatCTTTTTTTCTGTCAACTGAATTTATAACCGGTTTTAGATCTTTGGTCCTATCACatgattttataattatttgtgtctttctttttccataagctaaatttataacttttttcatgttttttttttccgaTTTTTTTGTCCGTTCACGAGACAAATActaacataaaaatgtggagaaatatataatattttatagtgggaaaatatttttaaaattgtatacttcataattttctttttatttaccttataaataattaacgAAATAATAGGTATTAAAATAACTGTAATTACAATTTCAGGACGGTTATATCCTTTAAACATATCTTtgatttttaataattgtggtgtatttttttcgatatTGATTCCGGTGTCTTTTGATATAATTCCTAGATTAGACGTTTTACTGCTCGAATCAACTGATGTTTGAGATTGCTTCTTAGGGGGTGGATCTGGagtatttatttgtttactATCTGGTGATCCAAGATCTTGCGTATGGGTTGGCGGTTGTGGATCATCATTACTTTGACCACCTGGTGTTGACGTTTGAGTATTTTGTGgctcttttttttcttctccTGGTAAAGAAGGGGGAGGTTCTGGTTTCTTTTCATTACTTAGTGGGCCTTTTGATGATTTATCTGAACCTTCTTGGTTAGTTTCTAACGTTGGTTCTTGTGGTTGAGGGGAATTTGGTAATTGAGGTTGAGATAGTTCTTTTTCAGGTGCTGATGGTGTTTTCTCTTGAATATCTTTTGGTTGTTCTGGAGGTTGTGATGGAGATGGTGAATCTTGTTTTTGTGGTAGTGCTGTTGGTGTTTCTTCTTGTTGTTGTGTTTCTAATTTATTACCTCCTGATTGGGATTGTTCTGTCGGTGCGTTTTGTGGTGTATCTTTTTTCACCTGTTCCGCAAGTTCAGAATATAATTCAACGCATTTTTGAGTATGGAAATCAATTATTTGATCAGACTCATCCGAAAACCTTTGATTCCATTCTGGTGTAGTTAGATCTTTAAGAGAAATAGTTAAATCATTCAATACATGTTCTAATGCTTGGCTTAAATCTATTTTTTGGGAGGACATGACTTTATTAACAGCTTTTTTAATACCACTATTTGTaataaagttttttttaatagcggcttttttaatatcggCATCTTTAATAGCATCATTTCTAATACCatcatatatactttttaagtattttaataaatgaaaatatgaataacaatctttaatatctttattaatattcataaatttcTGGTAACATTCGGAGGAAATTTGTTCGATTTTCTTCTTGCTCttgtttttgttatattcaATAACTATACTGCATATAGATTTAAGTAATTTGTACAATTCACTCATATACCAAATATTAGCTCTCTTATAAACCCTTTTACTATCTATAACGTTccaatatttaaaatttcctGTATACTTTTCTAAATTATCTTTATAAGAATCCTCCAATGTTGCggttttgtttttatctAGCTTATATGATTTATCGCCTAGCCACATCATAAAAATCTCAACATGCCGATTagcattattttcttctccGTTTAACTTATTAGCAATACCATTCAATTTTTCGTATAAATACACCCCCAAAGTGTTAACtctttcattattattttcacaaGGGCGAAACCTTCGATTTTGCTTATCATAGGGGCATTTATATGTGAATAAACcggaattattaaatttgctCTCATCAACAATTTCATCTTTAAAATATCCATCAACGTCGCGAAGTATTTTACActaagaaaatatttttaaaaatttatataaaaataaatactaataaacatattattgaaatataatttaatagtAATATGTAAATAGCGCAGCATTCAAACAATATAAAGACAGgcgttttatttaaatatatatatatatacttactGCTTCAATAGCCATTGTAATGATATTCTATCTTTAATCTGTCGATATTTgcatcatattatttttatttaaaatatatatactgaACTAAACACAAGTTGCAATTAAGCACATTCTTgttattttgaatatttaaattaatatgtaATACTAATATAATATCGTTACTAAAGGAACATTATGTTTACTTTTTATGGCCATTTATCTAAACCCCCTTAcgttttaatttatttaaacacGTTTCatcttatatataaattaaatatatatatttaagtaAACATGAGCccttataattataagttAAACATCTAGAAAAACGAtatgttttctttttttaataaagcGATTTTGGAGaatatattactataaatgtataaagaattataaatacgttatcatcataattgataaaaatatattcgtATCTCATTATTGGCATCATATATTGATATAAGTTATTATTCCGTATgaatattacatttttagcATTAATTCCAATAGATGTAAAtcaaattgtttattttaattaatagtATAAACGAGTGCCCATTTATAATGTGCAATAACTTTGTATGTAAATATTcctaatatataaataaattttaataaataatgttacACTTCATATGTGCATCTTTCTAAAATCAAACACAAATGTGCAATTAAAGTTAATATAACTAATTACAAATTGAAATAATATGGCACCTAATtgtgttttaaaattagtatatataaatgaatacaAATTCCAACCTTAAGCTATAAAAACGAATTCAATAAAATCATTTCCATCTGATTTACTTAAATTGTACaggtttataatttaaaattttctctttatttattggtaataataaacttttataaaaaatataaatggatATACCATTCTAGTGCATATTCCTACTTAGAACctaaacatattatatgccccctattttataataaaatatttagctCAATATAGAaagctatatttttattcaaattattaaaagaattaataatatatgtttttatagtGTTAATATTACTACATTAAAATTGCACTTaagtataaattataataattgctTTTTATCTTCCACATCTTTTaagttttaaataatatatataattaatatgcATCAACGTATTCGAATCAAATGAGTTTAAtgattttttcatatttaatacTTTATTGTTATCATTGTTGCTTCCTGCTATATCACTGTATAGTACAACGAAATAATTAATGcgattaataaaaatacgtTAAATCAATTCGTAATTTTCCTTGTTTCATTGTTTTAAAGTATAACATTTtagaacatatatattatttcgtaacaacaatatatttaaaatgtaaatttataagcttgtatatatataataacctaataaaaatattactagttcaaagaaaattaattattatgtacCTTTtcgataaaattaatatttaattatatgaagttccacaataaaacaatatttcaATATTGGCTATTAGTatagtattttattttatatgtataagcatataataataattatagttCTATTTATCatactatttataattattagaaCATAATATgacattaaattttattaacatacttatattttattttttaactatttttaaatttaatttatttatgcctcaaaactataaaatttaaaatattgtatatatagttcaatttttattgcattattaaaaatgttagaTGCATAAAGCATCTTTTATAGATATCGTTGTATTGTCGAATCTCGATAGATATTTTGTgaatctatattttattattatatattacttGTATGCTTGATTAATCTTAAAATTACATATTAGCCTgaagatatattatattgtaGGAAATTAATCAAGATGGggtttattataatttatagatacatatatagttttattattacagaTGGGTCGGAGAATGTTATAattgaaattaaaataaatacgatacaaataataagtttactaaataaaatatttcatcaaATAACGAAACATATTACATTATTCATGATTCAATATCGTCCCTGATTAATAAgtcttatataataaataataaagaatcttatatatagttaGCCAAATATTaccaataaaatatgaagttATAGTATTGCCACATTAAATATGTACGAACGTATTTGGtgaaatattatactttgcaaaaatatataatatgcaaCCCCTTTCATCTTAATGGTTGTATCCCATTTTTGTTGCATATTTAGACATCATCTCTAGATAAAACATACGggatattacatatatttaattaacatttacaaacaaataaatatgataaaattataaaaaaattaataaaaatatagccCTAATCCAAAATATCGATTTCATAAAACAAAACTATAAACCATAGTACATAATCCTGACACAAATATGGGCTCCCCAAGAGCCAACCAtaatttctatatattctCATTCTTTTTTAGTTTCACATCAATCAGCATTACAGTTTTTTGCAAACCAAATAAAGTGCCTGCAAAAACAATAGATcgttaaatatatttttgttgtcTAATAAATTACAAGAAATTATTCGCTACTTTCAAATATTCACTATTTAATGTGAAAACTTAtgtcatatttatacaaataaaaaaatttattggTTCGTGATGAaaatcataattatattgcCAGCAGCTTGTGTATTTTTGGTGTAAGagatgaatatttattgatataaaatgaatttgtaaaaataaaaacatgtctttataattattttaatacaatACATAAGAATCAAGCAAGACCAGTATTTTAttgcatatgtatataataatattgcatatacaatcaatattattactaaaaaattaacaaaaaataatcaggGTGCATACTCGAACAAAAAACATGAACCCTTTCCCCATACTAATTTTACAAAACTATTAAACGTACCATAATATATGCGTAATGcctaaatgataataaaatgtatattattcttttcattcatattatctatttaatatataaatgattaagaaatgtatttaaacaataaaaaaaataaatataatttagatATGTTaattaaacattttaaaattatattcatactTTGGTTGGaataatgaattaattTGAGAAGCAACGATCACATTGGGttgtaatattaattatataccaaaaaatattccttTATTACTTGTgaattcaaaatattatactgTTTGTTATTATGAAGGGACTATTTCGTTTCATAATAAAGcaaaagttaaaaaaaaatttacatattgTTGATGGTATGAATCATGATACAACGACAAATCCAGGAAATGACgaagttttaaaaaaaattattgatTGGATTAGTAATTTAAGAAGGAACGAAGATGAATCAGAAGATGAAAAggaaatgaaatataaaatgtgcTTTAATAATGCTttattgattattttttgtatttttataaacataaatgTAACTTTTTCGATAAATTTTTGGTGCCAGAATACGaaagtataataataaatatattatatctttttacaatatatatatgttctttgttgtttaaatttttttttaaattaaatttatgtataatgATTTTCGTTGCAGTTTGAtggtatatttatataatgttaATTTGTGAATTCATAcgaattaatattaatcatataataaCTTTACTTTTAATTAGCTTTTATGttcttataattaataaagcttaattaaaataataataatttgcaTTTATTATTCGCTGTTTCTTTATATGTAAGACAATTTTAAGGAcaaaaaaacgaagaaTCAAATTTAGTATTATAataccattttttaaataaaatattgttaaaGCAATTTAAATTGGATAAGTATTGTTACATAAATTTGTGGGAAAACATTATTTAGGTGcgtatatatgtttttttatataatagcaTTTCTTAGTGAGTATATGCATTTCATAAGGAAAATGGACCCCCGGAttcttaaaataataatattactaCTTTGTGTATGTAATATAGGCTCATTTATAATGTATTAACTTGGTCATGTAGAATCTATTCCATTCACTGTActtaatacaaatatattttgtaaactATCAATAGGAAaacaaacataaaaataagttatAAGGCATAATATGCATTAAAATTGCACAATTatgcattttataaatatgcatataaaatataagcaaTCAGcactatttataataaagaaattcctgaaaatatatattaatgttCTCAGGGTTCGTGGCTAAGggattatattaaattgtatatatcataatatcgtcattttatgaatatttttatttaacaaGACCTCTTATTTGTACGtcccatttttttaacataaaTTATAGTTTTCCCGATAAAGCtgcaataataattttatatacggAGTTATAATCGGATTCATTTTGAGTAATTTGTATACTCTATAATATGGGCGaattaatatgcatattttataatattatgaaataaattatatatattttaatatacaattataaaatgcaGATACCCCAATATAAATCAAGATTCGACAAATTGACGTTATTTGTAACACAATAAAGATTTATGAAaaccttttttataatgtctaaaaaaatatatattaataaaaaagtatattataagaaattatttcatttccataaaaaattcattttttttttatttcattattttatgatgttgttaaaattttaatttatattaatagaaatatttttgcatatttttatttattcgccataaaaataaaat
Protein-coding sequences here:
- a CDS encoding CIR protein; the protein is MTEDMCRSFISVWTDFPDQLDGGNYKFSDDGYCEALFTDNKCNTDFDKINAVCFWLFKKIMWDSSSSSIKEKINTDIIHYIMTWLIYMLRLKDDDKTGNVTKFNNKCINYDMNYINSIKDTNAYKIYKDLINSKLYLMNNDIKNISMFYDAFKSLCNVYNEFNEDDPVCSTYLVKAKEFVKKYNELNNASDITKDSLYYQVLSTLSNDYDNFIKKRGAVCVDFPPLSAYSQSSSTKSAIISVTFIFVAIPIFLGIAYKYSLFGFDKRLHKQYLREKVKKIKTKMNDYI
- a CDS encoding CIR protein — encoded protein: MAIEACKILRDVDGYFKDEIVDESKFNNSGLFTYKCPYDKQNRRFRPCENNNERVNTLGVYLYEKLNGIANKLNGEENNANRHVEIFMMWLGDKSYKLDKNKTATLEDSYKDNLEKYTGNFKYWNVIDSKRVYKRANIWYMSELYKLLKSICSIVIEYNKNKSKKKIEQISSECYQKFMNINKDIKDCYSYFHLLKYLKSIYDGIRNDAIKDADIKKAAIKKNFITNSGIKKAVNKVMSSQKIDLSQALEHVLNDLTISLKDLTTPEWNQRFSDESDQIIDFHTQKCVELYSELAEQVKKDTPQNAPTEQSQSGGNKLETQQQEETPTALPQKQDSPSPSQPPEQPKDIQEKTPSAPEKELSQPQLPNSPQPQEPTLETNQEGSDKSSKGPLSNEKKPEPPPSLPGEEKKEPQNTQTSTPGGQSNDDPQPPTHTQDLGSPDSKQINTPDPPPKKQSQTSVDSSSKTSNLGIISKDTGINIEKNTPQLLKIKDMFKGYNRPEIVITVILIPIISLIIYKYLSRERTKKSEKKNMKKVINLAYGKRKTQIIIKSCDRTKDLKPVINSVDRKKDSLLNIPKLMQANSIPFINLFFLLIFLSIKENTIFWNYKFKNFYFGANIL